A genomic region of Colletotrichum destructivum chromosome 1, complete sequence contains the following coding sequences:
- a CDS encoding Putative aminoglycoside phosphotransferase, protein kinase-like domain superfamily — protein MRSKSLDDAAYQALMAAEIDRLRARINGPAVCKLASSLNAGKPCVLEYPSKVVGLESLTGCANYHARVQFEDGSPPWLLRVPRVTGFAVGLPLPLAEYLIQSEYATLKFLETTKVPAPRAFSFGIPSQGTDCGVGVCFLLMEELAGRPWDGRGDTSKVWQRLGEILAELEKHEFHQAGSLCVEYPQDQPSVSAAASDRFVCLDPWGPFETATDYYSAWAEQHLALIVDGQLYPQFPIEAYLVYRFLKRNASTLADGDDGFFLRHVDDKGDHLMVDEQTNIVGIVDWQMARVVPRREAFALSLISADMGALCDGKVSLSAKDVALADALREKSARLAECMGDEKMRRFFWGLGLEHDWTFALPLAKAILQVFGVEQGWDEWREEQLRECKSDERLTALLKVC, from the coding sequence ATGCGTTCCAAGTCCCTTGACGACGCAGCTTATCAAGCCCTCATGGCCGCTGAGATCGACCGTCTTCGTGCTCGAATCAACGGACCAGCGGTTTGCAAGCTTGCCTCCAGCCTAAATGCAGGGAAGCCTTGTGTACTAGAATATCCTTCAAAGGTTGTAGGATTAGAATCTCTCACGGGCTGTGCAAATTACCATGCTCGCGTCCAGTTTGAGGATGGGTCGCCTCCGTGGCTTTTACGAGTGCCGCGAGTTACTGGCTTTGCTGTTGGCCTTCCTTTACCTCTTGCCGAATACCTGATTCAAAGCGAGTATGCGACTCTAAAATTCCTGGAGACTACCAAAGTGCCAGCGCCGCGGGCATTCTCGTTTGGTATCCCGTCCCAGGGAACCGATTGTGGCGTCGGAGTCTGCTTTCTTCTGATGGAGGAGTTAGCTGGTAGACCTTgggatggccgaggagacaCCTCGAAGGTTTGGCAACGCCTTGGAGAGATCCTGGCGGAATTGGAGAAGCATGAGTTTCACCAAGCCGGTTCTCTATGTGTCGAGTACCCTCAAGATCAACCTTCAGTttctgctgcagcaagcgACAGATTCGTTTGCCTCGACCCTTGGGGCCCATTTGAAACGGCAACAGATTATTACTCAGCCTGGGCCGAACAGCATCTCGCGCTGATTGTTGACGGCCAGCTGTACCCACAATTCCCGATCGAGGCCTACCTGGTGTATCGATTCCTGAAGAGGAACGCGAGCACGTtggccgatggcgatgatgggtTTTTTCTCAGGCATGTTGACGACAAAGGTGATCACTTGATGGTTGACGAGCAAACCAACATCGTTGGTATCGTTGACTGGCAGATGGCACGTGTCGTTCCGCGACGAGAGGCATTTGCGTTGTCACTTATCTCCGCGGATATGGGTGCTCTGTGTGATGGTAAAGTGTCGCTTAGTGCGAAGGACGTCGCACTTGCCGATGCTTTGCGGGAAAAGAGCGCACGATTGGCGGAATGCATGGGGGATGAGAAAATGAGGCGATTCTTTTGGGGATTGGGGCTAGAGCATGATTGGACCTTTGCATTACCGTTAGCGAAGGCCATACTTCAGGTCTTCGGAGTAGAACAGGGCTGGGACGAATGGAGAGAGGAACAGTTGAGGGAGTGCAAGAGCGACGAACGTCTGACAGCGCTTTTGAAAGTTTGTTGA
- a CDS encoding Putative chromo/chromo shadow domain, Chromo-like domain superfamily protein: MLLTTIETPVNSMAPADQAAGSTRCAREDCSDWAVANSRFCSAHFPYDTIEKIVAHSLDPDTALVTLTVLVKGARKDISEWDVQEHRPTLLYDYWASFKGRTRQDVLGIGELYHPFRFRRHRRVRGQWQVLVQWLGYSDEGEDVSWEPAVKMRIDAPGVMTDYCGYVDDESTKAALLGLMARAENNEDVELEKQDVKASIGTPAPSKQATKRKRENLAEQPEPVSDKRRRYDLTSATKSPPPKLFSSKRRQSQAPPDASIPPQTTPKSSLSTKRQSTLPVETVANGVSSPAQPQPQSRRKSTRAASVAVPSTTASQRLNPADVPRTMLWFMDDFTVGDLQKVRRFTDGHCTMGLHQSLDCTDAHREERTRVWWAIYFLDRLNDYSCDLCERTLLVREAQTGDILPGNDELWSSCIDSNALSPRTMLSFSADQIMDSGVFANELQAMYALQSVLKTTRDPSFCLGTLKDHGSWKVDMLIQQKIYDTLETSQKYLENQYCVIVIYLLVLYSGSGNGP, encoded by the exons ATGTTGCTCACAACCATCGAAACACCTGTCAACAGCATGGCCCCTGCCGACCAAGCCGCCGGAAGCACTCGATGCGCTAGAGAAGACTGCAGTGATTGGGCGGTGGCCAATTCTCGCTTCTGCAGCGCTC ACTTCCCCTACGACACCATCGAAAAGATTGTCGCACATTCCCTCGATCCCGATACGGCACTCGTGACCCTCACTGTCCTTGTCAAAGGCGCACGCAAGGATATCTCCGAATGGGATGTCCAGGAACACCGACCGACTCTTCTCTACGATTACTGGGCGAGCTTCAAGGGTAGAACTCGACAAGACGTCCTCGGTATCGGAGAGCTGTATCATCCCTTCCGGTTTCGGCGACACCGTCGCGTCCGCGGCCAATGGCAGGTGCTTGTCCAGTGGCTAGGATACTCGGATGAGGGAGAGGATGTGTCCTGGGAGCCGGCCGTTAAGATGCGCATCGACGCGCCTGGTGTTATGACCGACTACTGCGGATACGTGGATGACGAGAGTACGAAGGCGGCTCTCTTGGGCCTGATGGCCCGAGCAGAAAACAACGAGGACGTTGAACTGGAGAAGCAGGATGTCAAGGCCTCTATCGGGACTCCCGCGCCTTCCAAGCAAGCAACGAAGCGCAAGAGAGAGAATCTGGCCGAGCAGCCCGAACCTGTCAGCGATAAGCGCCGGCG GTATGACTTGACATCTGCAACCAAgtctccccctcccaaaTTGTTTTCTTCGAAGCGGAGACAATCACAAGCTCCTCCCGACGCCTCGATCCCACCCCAGACGACGCCGAAATCCTCCCTCTCTACCAAACGGCAGTCGACGCTTCCCGTGGAAACCGTTGCGAATGGTGTCTCCTCACCTGCTCAGCCACAGCCTCAGTCAAGACGGAAAAGCACGCGAGCAGCCTCTGTGGCAGTCCCGAGCACCACAGCATCACAGCGTCTCAACCCTGCGGATGTTCCTCGGACGATGCTGTGGTTCATGGACGACTTCACTGTCGGCGACTTGCAAAAGGTTCGCCGCTTCACTGACGGGCACTGCACTATGGGCTTGCATCAGTCTCTGGATTGTACAGATGCTCACCGTGAGGAGCGGACGCGAGTGTGGTGGGCCATTTATTTCCTTGACAGACTGAACGACTACTCTTGCGATTTGTGCGAACGAACGCTACTCGTCCGCGAAGCACAAACAGGTGACATCCTTCCGGGAAACGACGAGCTATGGAGCTCGTGCATCGACTCAAATGCCTTGTCTCCAAGAACGATGCTCTCATTTTCCGCTGACCAGATAATGGACTCCGGAGTTTTTGCCAACGAACTCCAGGCCATGTACGCTCTTCAAAGTGTACTGAAAACAACCAGGGACCCCTCATTTTGCCTGGGGACACTCAAAGATCATGGATCATGGAAGGTTGACATGTTAATCCAGCAAAAGATTTATGACACCTTGGAAACATCACAGAAGTATTTGGAAAATCAATACTGCGTGATTGTCATATATCTCCT AGTCCTCTATAGCGGCTCTGGGAATGGCCCTTAA